The genomic window TGGATCGCGATCGCAAAATCGGCGCTCATTCCCATCGACAGTTGTTTCAAGCCATTGCGGGCGGCGATCTTGGCGGTCAACGCGAAATGGGGTGCCGGCGCATCATTGACCGGCGGAATGCACATCAAGCCGGAAATTTGCAGGCCATAGGTATCGCGACAACGCGCAATGAATGCATCGGCATCGACCGGTGCAATCCCGGCCTTCTGCGGCTCCTCACCGGTGTTGAGTTGCACGAACAATTCCGGCCGCCGGTCCTGCTTCATGATTTCCTTCGATAGCGCTTCGCAAATGCTCGGCCGATCCACCGAATGAATCGCGTCGAACAGCGCCACGGCTTCTTTCGCTTTGTTGGATTGTAACGGCCCGATCAGATGCAGAGCGATGCCGGAATTGGCCGCCATCAAATCCGGCCATTTTCCCTTTGCTTCCTGCACACGATTCTCACCGAAGACACGCTGCCCAGCTTTGATGACGGGCAAGATTGCCCCCGCGTCAAACGTTTTCGACACAGCAATTAGGGTTAACGAAGATCTATCACGACGTGCATCCTTGCACACACGCGCTATCTCGTTCTCCACCGCTGCAAGGCCCTCTGAGGCATCGGATCTTACACTGTCAGGCGGCGTCGGTTCGGTCATTTCGAAAAGATCCCGATCATTTCAATTTTAGCGAATTGAAGAAAGGCTTCTTGAGCCCTTTAATCTAGTGTCCCCGTGGGGCAAGGGGATACCAAATGTCGATTGCCACTTTTGGCCGCAACACCTTAAAACTCAAGGCGCTTTGGGGAATCCGCGCGCGCCTTGTGTTGCTTGCCCTGATTCTCGTTGTTCCTTTGATGATCGATCGGGTGCGCCTGCTGGAAGATAGTCGCACCAAACAGATCGCGCTGGCTGCCAATGAACTCTCCGAGCTGGCACAGCACACTGCCGATGCGCAGCGTGAAATTATCTCAACTGTGCAGGCCGTTCTGCAATCCTCGGCCTACATCTACTCTGCAGCATCGCATCAGGGGAGGGGATGCGCAATCATGCGCGCCAGTCTGCGCGTGGACCTCCCATGGATCCGGAGCTTGTCGATGATCGGGCGAAACGGCATCGTCAGTTGTTCCACGGAACCGAGCGTAGTTGGATTAGATCTTAGCGATCGTGACTATTTCAGGCACGCGCGCGAGTTCCATGAATTTGTTATAAGCGATTATATCTTCAGCCGAGCGGCTAACCTGCCGACGATTATGGCGGCTTATCCCGTATCAGCCATTCACGGCGGCGAAGAAGCTGTTGTGATAGCTGCTATCGACCTCAAATGGATGTCGCAGCTGATGAGTAAACGCGGCGATCACGCTGGCGTATCCGTGCTTCTCGTCGACAGCAAAGGCGTCATTCTTGCGTCGCGGCCGGAGAATACGAGCCTGATTGGTCATCCGCTCAAGGACACATCGCTGCTCGAGGCCGTTACACTCCGCGAGATCAATCAGGGTCGCGAATCCGGCTCCATCTTGTTTGAGTCAGCGAACGGCAGCAAACAAGCCGTCTCATTCGCCGGCGTAAAAGGGACGCGAGCACGCCTCATCGTCAGCATCAATGAAGCGAAAATGCTTGGTAATATCGATCGCGATATTTGGACGGCCTACCTGCAGCTGGCATTGGTCGGAATTCTCGCTCTGCTGGGTGCTTGGATCGCGGGTGAGCGGCTCATTATTCGCCCCATCAGCGCCCTTACGGACATGACGAATCGATTCGGCAGGGGCGACCTCTCCGCTCGCGCCTCGAAAACGGCACTACCCCGCGAATTTATCCCGCTCGCTGAAGCATTCG from Nitrobacteraceae bacterium AZCC 1564 includes these protein-coding regions:
- a CDS encoding pyridoxal phosphate enzyme (YggS family) (product_source=TIGR00044; cath_funfam=3.20.20.10; cog=COG0325; ko=KO:K06997; pfam=PF01168; superfamily=51419; tigrfam=TIGR00044); this translates as MTEPTPPDSVRSDASEGLAAVENEIARVCKDARRDRSSLTLIAVSKTFDAGAILPVIKAGQRVFGENRVQEAKGKWPDLMAANSGIALHLIGPLQSNKAKEAVALFDAIHSVDRPSICEALSKEIMKQDRRPELFVQLNTGEEPQKAGIAPVDADAFIARCRDTYGLQISGLMCIPPVNDAPAPHFALTAKIAARNGLKQLSMGMSADFAIAIQLGATHIRVGSAIFGHR
- a CDS encoding diguanylate cyclase (GGDEF)-like protein (product_source=TIGR00254; cath_funfam=3.30.70.270; cog=COG2199; pfam=PF00672,PF00990; smart=SM00267,SM00304; superfamily=103190,158472,55073; tigrfam=TIGR00254; transmembrane_helix_parts=Outside_1_19,TMhelix_20_42,Inside_43_294,TMhelix_295_317,Outside_318_563), producing the protein MSIATFGRNTLKLKALWGIRARLVLLALILVVPLMIDRVRLLEDSRTKQIALAANELSELAQHTADAQREIISTVQAVLQSSAYIYSAASHQGRGCAIMRASLRVDLPWIRSLSMIGRNGIVSCSTEPSVVGLDLSDRDYFRHAREFHEFVISDYIFSRAANLPTIMAAYPVSAIHGGEEAVVIAAIDLKWMSQLMSKRGDHAGVSVLLVDSKGVILASRPENTSLIGHPLKDTSLLEAVTLREINQGRESGSILFESANGSKQAVSFAGVKGTRARLIVSINEAKMLGNIDRDIWTAYLQLALVGILALLGAWIAGERLIIRPISALTDMTNRFGRGDLSARASKTALPREFIPLAEAFDAMASQLSEREREMIAANDRLTVIASIDVVSGLANRRGFQSRFEFEWMRAIQTDTTLSLMMIDVDYFKLFNDTYGHLEGDTCLGRVGKVLAAIADEYAGFAARYGGEEFCLLLPASDATRAMQVGEIVRAAVEKLAVPHRTSTYQSVTVSVGVATVTPGESQPQDDLLEAADAALYAAKRLGRNTVVEHALVPAAKQQMSLAG